In a genomic window of Sus scrofa isolate TJ Tabasco breed Duroc chromosome 4, Sscrofa11.1, whole genome shotgun sequence:
- the ARHGEF2 gene encoding rho guanine nucleotide exchange factor 2 isoform X10: protein MSGNRRQPSRRGQTREKEKMKEAKDARYTNGHLFTTISVSGMTMCYACNKSITAKEALICPTCNVTIHNRCKDTLANCTKVKQKQQKAALLKNNTALQSVSLRSKTTTRERPSSAIYPSDSFRQSLLGSRRGRSSLSLAKSVSTTNIAGHFNDESPLGLRRILSQSTDSLNMRNRTLSVESLIDEGAEVIYNELMSDFEMGEKDFAADSWSLAVDSSFLQQHKKEVMKQQDVIYELIQTELHHVRTLKIMTRLFRTGMLEELQLEPGVVQGLFPCVDELSDIHTRFLSQLLERRRQALCPGSPRNFVIHRLGDLLITQFSGPSADQMRKTYSEFCSRHTKALKLYKELYARDKRFQQFIRKVTRSAVLKRHGVQECILLVTQRITKYPVLISRILQHTHGIEEERQDLTTALGLVKELLSNVDQDVHELEKGARLQEIYNRMDPRAQTPVPGKGPFGREELLRRKLIHDGCLLWKTAAGRFKDVLMLLMTDVLVFLQEKDQKYIFPALDKPSVVSLQNLIVRDIANQEKGMFLISAAPPEMYEVHTASRDDRSTWIRVIQQSVRVCPSREDFPLIETEDEAYLRRIKMELQQKDRALVELLQEKVGLFAEMTHFQVEEDGGGGMPLPTLPRGLFRSESLESPRGERLLQDAIREVEGLKDLLVGPGVELLLTSREPALPVETDSGGNTSPGVTANGEARTFNGSIELCRADSDSSQKDRNGNQLRSPQEEALQRLVNLYGLLHGLQAAVAQQDTLMEARFPEGPERREKLTRANSRDGEAGRAGAAPVAPEKQATELALLQRQHALLQEELRRCRRLGEERATEAGSLEARLRESEQARALLEREVEEARRQLAALGHTEPLPAEAPWARRPLDPRRRSLPAGDALYLSFTPPQPSRGHDRLDLPVTIRSVHRPFEDRERQELGSPDERLQDSSDPDTGSEEEGSSSRLSPPHSPRDFTRMQDIPEETESRDGEPVASES, encoded by the exons ATGAGCGGCAACAGGAGGCAGCCCAGCCGCAGAGGCCAG ACCCGGGAAAAGGAGAAGATGAAGGAAGCCAAGGATGCTCGCTATACCAACGGGCATCTCTTCACCACCATCTCCGTTTCAGGCATGACCATGTGCTATGCCTGTAACAAGAGCATCACAGCCAAGGAAGCCCTCATCTGCCCAA CCTGCAATGTGACTATCCACAACCGCTGTAAAGACACCCTCGCCAACTGTACCAAGGTCAAGCAGAAG CAACAGAAAGCCGCCCTGCTGAAGAACAACACTGCCTTGCAGTCTGTTTCCCTTCGCAGTAAGA CCACCACCCGGGAGCGGCCCAGCTCTGCTATCTACCCCTCCGACAGCTTCCGGCAGTCCCTGCTTGGCTCCCGCCGCGGCCGCTCCTCCTTGTCTTTAGCCAAGAGCGTTTCCACCACCAACATTGCTGG ACACTTCAACGATGAGTCTCCCCTGGGGCTGCGCCGGATCCTCTCGCAGTCCACAGACTCCCTCAACATGCGGAACCGCACCCTGTCAGTGGAGTCCCTCATCGATGAAG GTGCAGAGGTGATCTACAATGAGCTGATGAGTGACTTTGAAATGGGCGAGAAGGACTTTGCAGCAGATTCCTGGAGCCTTGCTGTGGATAGCAGCTTCTTGCAGCAACATAAAAAGGAGGTGATGAAGCAACAGGATGTCATCTATG AGCTAATCCAGACAGAGCTTCATCACGTGCGGACGCTAAAGATCATGACCCGCCTCTTCCGCACGGGGATGCTGGAAGAGCTGCAACTGGAGCCAGGAGTGGTCCAGGGCCTATTCCCCTGCGTGGACGAGCTTAGTGACATCCACACACGCTTCCTCAGCCAGCTGTTAGAACGCCGACGCCAGGCTCTGTGCCCTGGCAGCCCCCGGAACTTTGTCATCCATCGCTTGGGTGACCTTCTCATCACCCAG TTCTCAGGTCCCAGCGCAGACCAGATGCGGAAGACCTATTCGGAGTTCTGTAGCCGCCACACCAAGGCCTTAAAGCTCTATAAGGAGCTCTATGCCCGAGACAAACGCTTCCAGCAGTTTATCCGG AAAGTGACCCGCTCAGCCGTGCTGAAGCGCCATGGGGTACAGGAGTGCATCCTGCTGGTGACTCAGCGCATCACCAAGTACCCGGTGCTCATCAGCCGCATCCTGCAGCATACCCACG GGATCGAGGAGGAGCGCCAGGACCTGACGACGGCACTGGGGCTGGTAAAGGAGCTGCTGTCCAATGTGGACCAGGATGTACATGAGCTGGAGAAGGGGGCCCGCCTGCAGGAGATCTACAACCGCATGGACCCCAGGGCCCAGACCCCAGTGCCTGGCAAGGGCCCCTTTGGCCGAGAGGAGCTTCTGCGGCGCAAGCTCATTCACGATGGTTGCCTGCTCTGGAAGACAGCAGCGGGGCGCTTCAAAG AtgtgctgatgctgctgatgaCAGATGTGCTGGTGTTTCTCCAGGAGAAGGACCAGAAGTACATCTTTCCTGCCCTG GACAAGCCCTCGGTGGTATCACTGCAGAATCTGATTGTGCGGGACATCGCCAACCAGGAGAAAGGGATGTTTCTGATCAGCGCGGCCCCCCCTGAGATGTATGAGGTCCACACAGCATCTCGGGATGACCGGAGCACCTGGATCCGCGTTATTCAGCAGAGCGTGCGAGT ATGCCCATCCAGGGAGGACTTCCCCCTGATTGAGACAGAGGATGAGGCTTATCTGCGGCGTATCAAGA TGGAGCTGCAGCAGAAAGACCGGGCACTGGTGGAGCTGCTGCAGGAGAAAGTTGGGCTGTTTGCCGAGATGACCCATTTCCAGGTGGAAGAGGATGGCGGTGGTGGGATGCCCCTGCCCACTCTGCCCAGGGGCCTTTTCCGCTCTGAGTCCCTTGAGTCACCTCGTGGCGAGCGGCTGCTGCAGGATGCCATCCGTGAGG TGGAGGGCCTGAAAGACCTGCTGGTGGGGCCTGGAGTGGAGCTGCTCTTGACTTCCCGGGAACCAGCCCTACCCGTGGAAACGGACAGTGGTGGTAACACGAGTCCTGGGGTCACTGCCA ATGGCGAGGCCAGAACCTTCAATGGCTCGATAGAGCTCTGCAGAGCTGACTCAGACTCCAGCCAGAAG GATCGAAATGGAAACCAGCTGAGATCTCCCCAGGAG GAAGCGTTGCAGCGATTGGTCAATCTCTATGGACTTCTTCATGGCCTACAG GCGGCTGTGGCCCAGCAGGACACTTTGATGGAAGCTCGGTTCCCTGAGGGTCCTGAGCGGCGGGAGAAGCTGACCAGAGCCAACTCCCGGGATGGGGAGGCTGGCAGAGCcggggctgcccctgtggctcCTGAAAAGCAGGCTACAGAACTGGCATTACTGCAACGGCAACACGCACTGTTGCAAGAGGAGCTTCGGCGCTGCCGGCGGCTTGGTGAAGAGCGGGCGACGGAGGCTGGCAGCCTGGAAGCCCGGCTCCGGGAAAGCGAGCAGGCCCGAGCTCTGCTGGAGCGGGAGGTCGAAGAGGCTCGCAGGCAGTTGGCCGCCTTGGGCCACACGGAACCACTCCCGGCTGAGGCCCCCTGGGCCCGCAGGCCTCTGGATCCGAGGCGTCGTAGCCTCCCTGCAGGCGATGCCCTGTACTTGAGTTTCACTCCCCCACAG CCCAGCCGAGGCCACGACCGCCTGGATTTGCCTGTGACTATTCGCTCAGTCCATCGACCCTTCGAGGATCGAGAGAGGCAGGAGCTGGGCAGCCCTGATGAGCGGCTGCAAGATAGCAGTGACCCTGACACCGGCAGCGAGGAGGAAGGTAGCAGCAGCCGTCTGTCTCCGCCACATAGTCCACGAG ACTTCACCCGAATGCAGGACATCCCGGAAGAGACTGAGAGCCGAGACGGGGAGCCTGTAGCTTCAGAGAGCTAA
- the ARHGEF2 gene encoding rho guanine nucleotide exchange factor 2 isoform X4, which produces MLEQTSGIGMRRPPEGPLTVEPRGTGPLFGTAAPRRPTLLCGNLSQSSAAELSQSCSQLEGGSGTWAGSSLRRTLSFILGMTGKAKTREKEKMKEAKDARYTNGHLFTTISVSGMTMCYACNKSITAKEALICPTCNVTIHNRCKDTLANCTKVKQKQQKAALLKNNTALQSVSLRSKTTTRERPSSAIYPSDSFRQSLLGSRRGRSSLSLAKSVSTTNIAGHFNDESPLGLRRILSQSTDSLNMRNRTLSVESLIDEGAEVIYNELMSDFEMGEKDFAADSWSLAVDSSFLQQHKKEVMKQQDVIYELIQTELHHVRTLKIMTRLFRTGMLEELQLEPGVVQGLFPCVDELSDIHTRFLSQLLERRRQALCPGSPRNFVIHRLGDLLITQFSGPSADQMRKTYSEFCSRHTKALKLYKELYARDKRFQQFIRKVTRSAVLKRHGVQECILLVTQRITKYPVLISRILQHTHGIEEERQDLTTALGLVKELLSNVDQDVHELEKGARLQEIYNRMDPRAQTPVPGKGPFGREELLRRKLIHDGCLLWKTAAGRFKDVLMLLMTDVLVFLQEKDQKYIFPALDKPSVVSLQNLIVRDIANQEKGMFLISAAPPEMYEVHTASRDDRSTWIRVIQQSVRVCPSREDFPLIETEDEAYLRRIKMELQQKDRALVELLQEKVGLFAEMTHFQVEEDGGGGMPLPTLPRGLFRSESLESPRGERLLQDAIREVEGLKDLLVGPGVELLLTSREPALPVETDSGGNTSPGVTANGEARTFNGSIELCRADSDSSQKDRNGNQLRSPQEEALQRLVNLYGLLHGLQAAVAQQDTLMEARFPEGPERREKLTRANSRDGEAGRAGAAPVAPEKQATELALLQRQHALLQEELRRCRRLGEERATEAGSLEARLRESEQARALLEREVEEARRQLAALGHTEPLPAEAPWARRPLDPRRRSLPAGDALYLSFTPPQPSRGHDRLDLPVTIRSVHRPFEDRERQELGSPDERLQDSSDPDTGSEEEGSSSRLSPPHSPRDFTRMQDIPEETESRDGEPVASES; this is translated from the exons ACCCGGGAAAAGGAGAAGATGAAGGAAGCCAAGGATGCTCGCTATACCAACGGGCATCTCTTCACCACCATCTCCGTTTCAGGCATGACCATGTGCTATGCCTGTAACAAGAGCATCACAGCCAAGGAAGCCCTCATCTGCCCAA CCTGCAATGTGACTATCCACAACCGCTGTAAAGACACCCTCGCCAACTGTACCAAGGTCAAGCAGAAG CAACAGAAAGCCGCCCTGCTGAAGAACAACACTGCCTTGCAGTCTGTTTCCCTTCGCAGTAAGA CCACCACCCGGGAGCGGCCCAGCTCTGCTATCTACCCCTCCGACAGCTTCCGGCAGTCCCTGCTTGGCTCCCGCCGCGGCCGCTCCTCCTTGTCTTTAGCCAAGAGCGTTTCCACCACCAACATTGCTGG ACACTTCAACGATGAGTCTCCCCTGGGGCTGCGCCGGATCCTCTCGCAGTCCACAGACTCCCTCAACATGCGGAACCGCACCCTGTCAGTGGAGTCCCTCATCGATGAAG GTGCAGAGGTGATCTACAATGAGCTGATGAGTGACTTTGAAATGGGCGAGAAGGACTTTGCAGCAGATTCCTGGAGCCTTGCTGTGGATAGCAGCTTCTTGCAGCAACATAAAAAGGAGGTGATGAAGCAACAGGATGTCATCTATG AGCTAATCCAGACAGAGCTTCATCACGTGCGGACGCTAAAGATCATGACCCGCCTCTTCCGCACGGGGATGCTGGAAGAGCTGCAACTGGAGCCAGGAGTGGTCCAGGGCCTATTCCCCTGCGTGGACGAGCTTAGTGACATCCACACACGCTTCCTCAGCCAGCTGTTAGAACGCCGACGCCAGGCTCTGTGCCCTGGCAGCCCCCGGAACTTTGTCATCCATCGCTTGGGTGACCTTCTCATCACCCAG TTCTCAGGTCCCAGCGCAGACCAGATGCGGAAGACCTATTCGGAGTTCTGTAGCCGCCACACCAAGGCCTTAAAGCTCTATAAGGAGCTCTATGCCCGAGACAAACGCTTCCAGCAGTTTATCCGG AAAGTGACCCGCTCAGCCGTGCTGAAGCGCCATGGGGTACAGGAGTGCATCCTGCTGGTGACTCAGCGCATCACCAAGTACCCGGTGCTCATCAGCCGCATCCTGCAGCATACCCACG GGATCGAGGAGGAGCGCCAGGACCTGACGACGGCACTGGGGCTGGTAAAGGAGCTGCTGTCCAATGTGGACCAGGATGTACATGAGCTGGAGAAGGGGGCCCGCCTGCAGGAGATCTACAACCGCATGGACCCCAGGGCCCAGACCCCAGTGCCTGGCAAGGGCCCCTTTGGCCGAGAGGAGCTTCTGCGGCGCAAGCTCATTCACGATGGTTGCCTGCTCTGGAAGACAGCAGCGGGGCGCTTCAAAG AtgtgctgatgctgctgatgaCAGATGTGCTGGTGTTTCTCCAGGAGAAGGACCAGAAGTACATCTTTCCTGCCCTG GACAAGCCCTCGGTGGTATCACTGCAGAATCTGATTGTGCGGGACATCGCCAACCAGGAGAAAGGGATGTTTCTGATCAGCGCGGCCCCCCCTGAGATGTATGAGGTCCACACAGCATCTCGGGATGACCGGAGCACCTGGATCCGCGTTATTCAGCAGAGCGTGCGAGT ATGCCCATCCAGGGAGGACTTCCCCCTGATTGAGACAGAGGATGAGGCTTATCTGCGGCGTATCAAGA TGGAGCTGCAGCAGAAAGACCGGGCACTGGTGGAGCTGCTGCAGGAGAAAGTTGGGCTGTTTGCCGAGATGACCCATTTCCAGGTGGAAGAGGATGGCGGTGGTGGGATGCCCCTGCCCACTCTGCCCAGGGGCCTTTTCCGCTCTGAGTCCCTTGAGTCACCTCGTGGCGAGCGGCTGCTGCAGGATGCCATCCGTGAGG TGGAGGGCCTGAAAGACCTGCTGGTGGGGCCTGGAGTGGAGCTGCTCTTGACTTCCCGGGAACCAGCCCTACCCGTGGAAACGGACAGTGGTGGTAACACGAGTCCTGGGGTCACTGCCA ATGGCGAGGCCAGAACCTTCAATGGCTCGATAGAGCTCTGCAGAGCTGACTCAGACTCCAGCCAGAAG GATCGAAATGGAAACCAGCTGAGATCTCCCCAGGAG GAAGCGTTGCAGCGATTGGTCAATCTCTATGGACTTCTTCATGGCCTACAG GCGGCTGTGGCCCAGCAGGACACTTTGATGGAAGCTCGGTTCCCTGAGGGTCCTGAGCGGCGGGAGAAGCTGACCAGAGCCAACTCCCGGGATGGGGAGGCTGGCAGAGCcggggctgcccctgtggctcCTGAAAAGCAGGCTACAGAACTGGCATTACTGCAACGGCAACACGCACTGTTGCAAGAGGAGCTTCGGCGCTGCCGGCGGCTTGGTGAAGAGCGGGCGACGGAGGCTGGCAGCCTGGAAGCCCGGCTCCGGGAAAGCGAGCAGGCCCGAGCTCTGCTGGAGCGGGAGGTCGAAGAGGCTCGCAGGCAGTTGGCCGCCTTGGGCCACACGGAACCACTCCCGGCTGAGGCCCCCTGGGCCCGCAGGCCTCTGGATCCGAGGCGTCGTAGCCTCCCTGCAGGCGATGCCCTGTACTTGAGTTTCACTCCCCCACAG CCCAGCCGAGGCCACGACCGCCTGGATTTGCCTGTGACTATTCGCTCAGTCCATCGACCCTTCGAGGATCGAGAGAGGCAGGAGCTGGGCAGCCCTGATGAGCGGCTGCAAGATAGCAGTGACCCTGACACCGGCAGCGAGGAGGAAGGTAGCAGCAGCCGTCTGTCTCCGCCACATAGTCCACGAG ACTTCACCCGAATGCAGGACATCCCGGAAGAGACTGAGAGCCGAGACGGGGAGCCTGTAGCTTCAGAGAGCTAA
- the ARHGEF2 gene encoding rho guanine nucleotide exchange factor 2 isoform X11, with product MTGKAKTREKEKMKEAKDARYTNGHLFTTISVSGMTMCYACNKSITAKEALICPTCNVTIHNRCKDTLANCTKVKQKQQKAALLKNNTALQSVSLRSKTTTRERPSSAIYPSDSFRQSLLGSRRGRSSLSLAKSVSTTNIAGHFNDESPLGLRRILSQSTDSLNMRNRTLSVESLIDEGAEVIYNELMSDFEMGEKDFAADSWSLAVDSSFLQQHKKEVMKQQDVIYELIQTELHHVRTLKIMTRLFRTGMLEELQLEPGVVQGLFPCVDELSDIHTRFLSQLLERRRQALCPGSPRNFVIHRLGDLLITQFSGPSADQMRKTYSEFCSRHTKALKLYKELYARDKRFQQFIRKVTRSAVLKRHGVQECILLVTQRITKYPVLISRILQHTHGIEEERQDLTTALGLVKELLSNVDQDVHELEKGARLQEIYNRMDPRAQTPVPGKGPFGREELLRRKLIHDGCLLWKTAAGRFKDVLMLLMTDVLVFLQEKDQKYIFPALDKPSVVSLQNLIVRDIANQEKGMFLISAAPPEMYEVHTASRDDRSTWIRVIQQSVRVCPSREDFPLIETEDEAYLRRIKMELQQKDRALVELLQEKVGLFAEMTHFQVEEDGGGGMPLPTLPRGLFRSESLESPRGERLLQDAIREVEGLKDLLVGPGVELLLTSREPALPVETDSGGNTSPGVTANGEARTFNGSIELCRADSDSSQKDRNGNQLRSPQEEALQRLVNLYGLLHGLQAAVAQQDTLMEARFPEGPERREKLTRANSRDGEAGRAGAAPVAPEKQATELALLQRQHALLQEELRRCRRLGEERATEAGSLEARLRESEQARALLEREVEEARRQLAALGHTEPLPAEAPWARRPLDPRRRSLPAGDALYLSFTPPQPSRGHDRLDLPVTIRSVHRPFEDRERQELGSPDERLQDSSDPDTGSEEEGSSSRLSPPHSPRDFTRMQDIPEETESRDGEPVASES from the exons ACCCGGGAAAAGGAGAAGATGAAGGAAGCCAAGGATGCTCGCTATACCAACGGGCATCTCTTCACCACCATCTCCGTTTCAGGCATGACCATGTGCTATGCCTGTAACAAGAGCATCACAGCCAAGGAAGCCCTCATCTGCCCAA CCTGCAATGTGACTATCCACAACCGCTGTAAAGACACCCTCGCCAACTGTACCAAGGTCAAGCAGAAG CAACAGAAAGCCGCCCTGCTGAAGAACAACACTGCCTTGCAGTCTGTTTCCCTTCGCAGTAAGA CCACCACCCGGGAGCGGCCCAGCTCTGCTATCTACCCCTCCGACAGCTTCCGGCAGTCCCTGCTTGGCTCCCGCCGCGGCCGCTCCTCCTTGTCTTTAGCCAAGAGCGTTTCCACCACCAACATTGCTGG ACACTTCAACGATGAGTCTCCCCTGGGGCTGCGCCGGATCCTCTCGCAGTCCACAGACTCCCTCAACATGCGGAACCGCACCCTGTCAGTGGAGTCCCTCATCGATGAAG GTGCAGAGGTGATCTACAATGAGCTGATGAGTGACTTTGAAATGGGCGAGAAGGACTTTGCAGCAGATTCCTGGAGCCTTGCTGTGGATAGCAGCTTCTTGCAGCAACATAAAAAGGAGGTGATGAAGCAACAGGATGTCATCTATG AGCTAATCCAGACAGAGCTTCATCACGTGCGGACGCTAAAGATCATGACCCGCCTCTTCCGCACGGGGATGCTGGAAGAGCTGCAACTGGAGCCAGGAGTGGTCCAGGGCCTATTCCCCTGCGTGGACGAGCTTAGTGACATCCACACACGCTTCCTCAGCCAGCTGTTAGAACGCCGACGCCAGGCTCTGTGCCCTGGCAGCCCCCGGAACTTTGTCATCCATCGCTTGGGTGACCTTCTCATCACCCAG TTCTCAGGTCCCAGCGCAGACCAGATGCGGAAGACCTATTCGGAGTTCTGTAGCCGCCACACCAAGGCCTTAAAGCTCTATAAGGAGCTCTATGCCCGAGACAAACGCTTCCAGCAGTTTATCCGG AAAGTGACCCGCTCAGCCGTGCTGAAGCGCCATGGGGTACAGGAGTGCATCCTGCTGGTGACTCAGCGCATCACCAAGTACCCGGTGCTCATCAGCCGCATCCTGCAGCATACCCACG GGATCGAGGAGGAGCGCCAGGACCTGACGACGGCACTGGGGCTGGTAAAGGAGCTGCTGTCCAATGTGGACCAGGATGTACATGAGCTGGAGAAGGGGGCCCGCCTGCAGGAGATCTACAACCGCATGGACCCCAGGGCCCAGACCCCAGTGCCTGGCAAGGGCCCCTTTGGCCGAGAGGAGCTTCTGCGGCGCAAGCTCATTCACGATGGTTGCCTGCTCTGGAAGACAGCAGCGGGGCGCTTCAAAG AtgtgctgatgctgctgatgaCAGATGTGCTGGTGTTTCTCCAGGAGAAGGACCAGAAGTACATCTTTCCTGCCCTG GACAAGCCCTCGGTGGTATCACTGCAGAATCTGATTGTGCGGGACATCGCCAACCAGGAGAAAGGGATGTTTCTGATCAGCGCGGCCCCCCCTGAGATGTATGAGGTCCACACAGCATCTCGGGATGACCGGAGCACCTGGATCCGCGTTATTCAGCAGAGCGTGCGAGT ATGCCCATCCAGGGAGGACTTCCCCCTGATTGAGACAGAGGATGAGGCTTATCTGCGGCGTATCAAGA TGGAGCTGCAGCAGAAAGACCGGGCACTGGTGGAGCTGCTGCAGGAGAAAGTTGGGCTGTTTGCCGAGATGACCCATTTCCAGGTGGAAGAGGATGGCGGTGGTGGGATGCCCCTGCCCACTCTGCCCAGGGGCCTTTTCCGCTCTGAGTCCCTTGAGTCACCTCGTGGCGAGCGGCTGCTGCAGGATGCCATCCGTGAGG TGGAGGGCCTGAAAGACCTGCTGGTGGGGCCTGGAGTGGAGCTGCTCTTGACTTCCCGGGAACCAGCCCTACCCGTGGAAACGGACAGTGGTGGTAACACGAGTCCTGGGGTCACTGCCA ATGGCGAGGCCAGAACCTTCAATGGCTCGATAGAGCTCTGCAGAGCTGACTCAGACTCCAGCCAGAAG GATCGAAATGGAAACCAGCTGAGATCTCCCCAGGAG GAAGCGTTGCAGCGATTGGTCAATCTCTATGGACTTCTTCATGGCCTACAG GCGGCTGTGGCCCAGCAGGACACTTTGATGGAAGCTCGGTTCCCTGAGGGTCCTGAGCGGCGGGAGAAGCTGACCAGAGCCAACTCCCGGGATGGGGAGGCTGGCAGAGCcggggctgcccctgtggctcCTGAAAAGCAGGCTACAGAACTGGCATTACTGCAACGGCAACACGCACTGTTGCAAGAGGAGCTTCGGCGCTGCCGGCGGCTTGGTGAAGAGCGGGCGACGGAGGCTGGCAGCCTGGAAGCCCGGCTCCGGGAAAGCGAGCAGGCCCGAGCTCTGCTGGAGCGGGAGGTCGAAGAGGCTCGCAGGCAGTTGGCCGCCTTGGGCCACACGGAACCACTCCCGGCTGAGGCCCCCTGGGCCCGCAGGCCTCTGGATCCGAGGCGTCGTAGCCTCCCTGCAGGCGATGCCCTGTACTTGAGTTTCACTCCCCCACAG CCCAGCCGAGGCCACGACCGCCTGGATTTGCCTGTGACTATTCGCTCAGTCCATCGACCCTTCGAGGATCGAGAGAGGCAGGAGCTGGGCAGCCCTGATGAGCGGCTGCAAGATAGCAGTGACCCTGACACCGGCAGCGAGGAGGAAGGTAGCAGCAGCCGTCTGTCTCCGCCACATAGTCCACGAG ACTTCACCCGAATGCAGGACATCCCGGAAGAGACTGAGAGCCGAGACGGGGAGCCTGTAGCTTCAGAGAGCTAA